A single region of the Salmo salar chromosome ssa16, Ssal_v3.1, whole genome shotgun sequence genome encodes:
- the LOC106573654 gene encoding anillin isoform X2: MVLNEEAAKLQTVINQTLQALSCCTDEDHGRGSLEEAEAEKLLLVSCEKRAAMLAEVSRLRERGVSGELEDAEGDSSMSQQPCRGTVSINSVQLPLKVEFVCSARTQTGRPTHYFFVLIRYGPCNIVATPLATAADAQNGDTISFPTSITLEDIHSNFEIDVEVYSLSHTSGNTCDVDLRSSSRSRITPRKLLSTIKRSNHSVTSSTMPALNTRRTSHFALVGSHKISLASLGQSKFPLDKVPFLSPLEGNIYLRLDSASHSNVQHQGILTMFEVVKGFGAWHRRFFVLEGNHMSYWNHPSDQGSKAAEGSISLFSSSSQSVKPVKRDSCARAYTFDLVSGIQTAQQDDQRALAKCWFSADTREDRGDWMEKLNQVLLDLHTWTHRALNHAGAQPNTRASSGNIRESSL; encoded by the exons ATG GTTCTGAATGAGGAGGCTGCCAAGCTGCAGACGGTCATCAATCAGACTTTGCAGGCCCTGAGCTGCTGCACTGATGAGGACCACGGCAGGGGTTCCCTAGAGGAGGCCGAGGCTGAGAAACTACTGCTCGTCTCAT gtgAGAAGCGGGCGGCCATGCTGGCTGAGGTGTCCAgactgagggagaggggggtCTCAGGGGAGTTAGAGGATGCTGAGGGGGACTCCAGCATGTCCCAGCAGCCCTGCAGGGGCACCGTCAGCATCAACAGTGTCCAGCTACCTCTCAAGGTGGAGTTTGTCTGCTCAGCCCGCACACAAACAG GTCGTCCAACTCACTATTTCTTTGTCCTGATTCGCTATGGACCCTGCAACATTGTTGCGACCCCGTTGGCCACTGCAGCGGACGCCCAGAATGGAGATACCATCTCCTTCCCCACCTCGATCACCCT GGAGGACATTCACTCCAACTTTGAGATTGATGTGGAGGTCTACAGCCTG TCCCACACCTCAGGGAACACCTGTGATGTGGATCTCCGCAGCTCCTCCAGATCAAGG ATCACCCCAAGGAAGCTTCTAAGCACCATAAAG agatccaaCCACAGTGTGACAT CTTCTACCATGCCAGCCCTGAACACCCGGCGCACCAGCCACTTCGCTCTGGTTGGTTCTCACAAGATCTCCCTGGCCTCCCTGGGCCAGAGCAAGTTCCCCCTGGACAAG GTGCCCTTCCTATCTCCACTAGAGGGAAACATCTACCTGCGATTAGACAGCGCGAGCCACTCTAACGTCCAACACCAGGGCATCCTT ACAATGTTTGAGGTGGTGAAGGGATTTGGAGCTTGGCATCGACGCTTCTTTGTCCTGGAGGGAAACCACATGTCCTATTGGAACCACCCCAGTGACCAGGGCAGCAAG GCAGCAGAAGGCAGCATCTCTTTGTTTAGTTCCTCTAGTCAAAGTGTGAAGCCAGTGAAGAGGGACTCCTGTGCTCGCGCTTATACTTTTGATCTGGTCAGTGGCATCCAGACTGCACAACAGGATGACCAGCGTGCTCTGGCCAA GTGCTGGTTCTCAGCAGATACGCGGGAGGATCGAGGGGACTGGATGGAGAAGCTGAACCAGGTTC
- the LOC106573654 gene encoding anillin isoform X1, whose amino-acid sequence MVLNEEAAKLQTVINQTLQALSCCTDEDHGRGSLEEAEAEKLLLVSCEKRAAMLAEVSRLRERGVSGELEDAEGDSSMSQQPCRGTVSINSVQLPLKVEFVCSARTQTGRPTHYFFVLIRYGPCNIVATPLATAADAQNGDTISFPTSITLEDIHSNFEIDVEVYSLSHTSGNTCDVDLRSSSRSRITPRKLLSTIKRSNHSVTSSTMPALNTRRTSHFALVGSHKISLASLGQSKFPLDKIKFEGKIRRLLGDEFQEKVPFLSPLEGNIYLRLDSASHSNVQHQGILTMFEVVKGFGAWHRRFFVLEGNHMSYWNHPSDQGSKAAEGSISLFSSSSQSVKPVKRDSCARAYTFDLVSGIQTAQQDDQRALAKCWFSADTREDRGDWMEKLNQVLLDLHTWTHRALNHAGAQPNTRASSGNIRESSL is encoded by the exons ATG GTTCTGAATGAGGAGGCTGCCAAGCTGCAGACGGTCATCAATCAGACTTTGCAGGCCCTGAGCTGCTGCACTGATGAGGACCACGGCAGGGGTTCCCTAGAGGAGGCCGAGGCTGAGAAACTACTGCTCGTCTCAT gtgAGAAGCGGGCGGCCATGCTGGCTGAGGTGTCCAgactgagggagaggggggtCTCAGGGGAGTTAGAGGATGCTGAGGGGGACTCCAGCATGTCCCAGCAGCCCTGCAGGGGCACCGTCAGCATCAACAGTGTCCAGCTACCTCTCAAGGTGGAGTTTGTCTGCTCAGCCCGCACACAAACAG GTCGTCCAACTCACTATTTCTTTGTCCTGATTCGCTATGGACCCTGCAACATTGTTGCGACCCCGTTGGCCACTGCAGCGGACGCCCAGAATGGAGATACCATCTCCTTCCCCACCTCGATCACCCT GGAGGACATTCACTCCAACTTTGAGATTGATGTGGAGGTCTACAGCCTG TCCCACACCTCAGGGAACACCTGTGATGTGGATCTCCGCAGCTCCTCCAGATCAAGG ATCACCCCAAGGAAGCTTCTAAGCACCATAAAG agatccaaCCACAGTGTGACAT CTTCTACCATGCCAGCCCTGAACACCCGGCGCACCAGCCACTTCGCTCTGGTTGGTTCTCACAAGATCTCCCTGGCCTCCCTGGGCCAGAGCAAGTTCCCCCTGGACAAG ATAAAGTTTGAAGGCAAAATCAGGAGACTCCTGGGAGATGAGTTTCAGGAAAAG GTGCCCTTCCTATCTCCACTAGAGGGAAACATCTACCTGCGATTAGACAGCGCGAGCCACTCTAACGTCCAACACCAGGGCATCCTT ACAATGTTTGAGGTGGTGAAGGGATTTGGAGCTTGGCATCGACGCTTCTTTGTCCTGGAGGGAAACCACATGTCCTATTGGAACCACCCCAGTGACCAGGGCAGCAAG GCAGCAGAAGGCAGCATCTCTTTGTTTAGTTCCTCTAGTCAAAGTGTGAAGCCAGTGAAGAGGGACTCCTGTGCTCGCGCTTATACTTTTGATCTGGTCAGTGGCATCCAGACTGCACAACAGGATGACCAGCGTGCTCTGGCCAA GTGCTGGTTCTCAGCAGATACGCGGGAGGATCGAGGGGACTGGATGGAGAAGCTGAACCAGGTTC